The DNA region CCAGTCCATGGCGCGCTCCGCGTGGGGCAGCAGGGCGGTCACGTCCTCGTCGGACAGGCCCCAGTGCCAGGCCTCGACCAGGAGCGTCACGAACAGAGGTGTGGCGTCCACGGATCCGTAGTAGTACGCGGGCAGGTGCAGGCCGTGGCCGTGCTGGGCCTCCGCCGGACGCAGTTCGTGCAGGATCCTTCCGGGTGCTTCCTCGCGGTAGTGGTCGTGCACCCGTCCCTGTCGGCGGGCCAGCGCCCAGAGGGTGCCGCGGGCCAGGTCCGTGCCCAGCGGCAGCATCATCCGCGCCGACCAGATCGAGTCCCGGCCGAAGAGCGTGAGGTACCAGGGGCAGCCCGCGGCGATGAACTGGTCCTCGGGTCCGGTGTCGGCGGTGCGCTGCGGATCGGCGAGGCGCAGCGCACGGAGATCGCCGAGCCCCCGCCTGACCAGCCCCATAAGCCGCCGGTCGCCGGCGACCACCGGGTCGTTCCAGGGAGCGGGGGTCGTGGGGGCGACGGGGTGTCCCGGCGGTGTCGGCACCGCGCGGCCGGTGACGGCGAGTTCGACCTGCCAGCTCGCTCCCGGTCGCAGTACCACCAGGGGCCAGGTCATGGTTCCCCCTTCGGGGCCCCCGGAGGTCTCGGGCCTCGGGCCGGACACGACGGTGATCCGGGCGCGGCCGCTGGGGGAGCGCCAGGCGAGGGAGGCCCGGGCCGCCGCGCAGCGCAGTACCGGGCGGCTGTGCCCGCGCTTGACGTCGGCGATGTCTGCGAGGTCCGACGCGGCGGCCAGCTGTACGTGTAATCGGCGTTCGGCGGTGCCGATGTTGCGCAGGGAAATTGTCTCGCCGGTACCGGCGGTCCGGATGCGCTCGACGATCAGCGTCGGGTCGTCGGTCAGGTCCCGCGGGTAGCGGTGGACCGCGGTGAACCTCACCTGGTGCGGGCCGAGGGGCTGGACGCCTATGGGTTCGGGTTCACGCTCGTCCAGGAGCAGGCACAGGGTGTGCAGCAGCCGGCGGTCGTGGTCGTAGAAGCCCTCCGCCCGTATGCCTCTCAGCTGCCCGTCACGGGACGATGCGGCGAAGGCCGGGGCGGCGACACAGAAGACGACGTCGTGCAGCAGCGGCTGCAGGGCCCGGGGTGCTGAAGAATCCGCGGATTCAAACACGGGGCGGGTCTTCCCCGTCAGCGACGGTCTCATTCACATACCGCCCGCGCGCAGGCCCTCGGAAGGCTGTGTGTTCAGGGCGAGCGGTGGTGCGCCGGGCGGAAGACGCGCGCTTTCGGACGCGTGTTCCCAGACACGCACTCCCGCACGCTCACTCCCAGCGGAAGAACTTCCCCGCCGCCCCCAGCCCCACAACCCCCCACACCGCCAGGATTCCCAGGTCCCCCCACGGCATCCCGGCCCCGTGCTGGAGCACGTCCCGCAACCCCTCCGACAGGGCCGAGATCGGCAGCAGGCCGAGCAGGTCCTGGGCCGCGTCCGGGAACTTTTCCAGCGGGACGACGACCCCGCCGCCGACGAGCAGCAGGAGGAAGACCAGGTTCGCGGCGGCCAGCGTGGCCTCCGCCTTCAGCGTGCCCGCCATCAGCAGACCGAGGCCCGAGAAAGCCGCCGTGCCCAGGATCAGGAGCAGCAGCACGGCGAGCGGGTTG from Streptomyces sp. NBC_00258 includes:
- a CDS encoding glycogen debranching N-terminal domain-containing protein, encoding MFESADSSAPRALQPLLHDVVFCVAAPAFAASSRDGQLRGIRAEGFYDHDRRLLHTLCLLLDEREPEPIGVQPLGPHQVRFTAVHRYPRDLTDDPTLIVERIRTAGTGETISLRNIGTAERRLHVQLAAASDLADIADVKRGHSRPVLRCAAARASLAWRSPSGRARITVVSGPRPETSGGPEGGTMTWPLVVLRPGASWQVELAVTGRAVPTPPGHPVAPTTPAPWNDPVVAGDRRLMGLVRRGLGDLRALRLADPQRTADTGPEDQFIAAGCPWYLTLFGRDSIWSARMMLPLGTDLARGTLWALARRQGRVHDHYREEAPGRILHELRPAEAQHGHGLHLPAYYYGSVDATPLFVTLLVEAWHWGLSDEDVTALLPHAERAMDWVVKSSARDEDGLLRYYPRAGGLRHQSWKDSDDAVRDADGRHIEPPLALCEVQGYAYEAAVGLATLLNSRGNREAAQGLLVWADSLRKRFADSFWIPTRNGPASRYVAIAVGQGLTPVSGPASNMGQLLSTGILDPNGCGDVAAWLADDRLNSGWGLRSRSAAVPGFNPLSYHGGSVWTHDTAIAIQGLCATGRHEEASRLVDGLLDAATYFSYRMPELYAGDARTEDSPAPLAYPAACRPQGWSAASGVAVLSALLGLKPDVTSRTLHVRPVPQWPMTVRGLVLGGQRLTVEVDREGAAEVSGLPEGWQAVDS